The stretch of DNA AGTTGTGGTGGTCGAAGACCGCATTGGCGTGACGATGACAGAAATTATCAAAGCGGATCAGCGCTAATTACAACCTAATTATCAGAAGAACGGTTTCGCATGGGCTCGAACAAAAAAGATTTTTCCACGATATTGGGAATAATATTAGCTTTCGCATTGATAGCAGCGGCAATGGGCATAAGCGGATCAGGTAAATCTTTTATTGATGTGCCATCAATCCTAATTGTGCTTGGCGGTACCTGCGCTATCACACTTGCCAGTTTTACATTTAAAGAATTTATGCAAACGCCGGGCGTGGTTATGCGTAATATTTTTCGCCGCAATAGTGATCCGCGCATTGTAGCCACCACCATGTTGGATTTGGCAGAAAACGCCCGCAAAAAAGGGTTGCTGGCGATGCAGGAAGAGGTAGCAAAATATAAAAGAAACCGTTTTTTGAGTACCGGATTGGCAATGATTATAGATGGGGTGGAGCCAGAGGCTGTGGAGCGCGTAATGCGGCAGGAAATCCACTCTACCAGTGAGCGTCATGCCCATACCGCGTCAGTGCTGCGTAAAATGGCCGAGGTGTCACCAGCTATGGGCTTAATCGGAACATTGATTGGTTTGGTGCAAATGCTGGGCAATCTTGAAGATCCATCAAAAATTGGTCCTGCAA from Alphaproteobacteria bacterium encodes:
- a CDS encoding MotA/TolQ/ExbB proton channel family protein — protein: MGSNKKDFSTILGIILAFALIAAAMGISGSGKSFIDVPSILIVLGGTCAITLASFTFKEFMQTPGVVMRNIFRRNSDPRIVATTMLDLAENARKKGLLAMQEEVAKYKRNRFLSTGLAMIIDGVEPEAVERVMRQEIHSTSERHAHTASVLRKMAEVSPAMGLIGTLIGLVQMLGNLEDPSKIGPAMAVALLTTMYGAVLAYMFFSPLAAKLERNSAEEMLVKTLFLRGVVSIGNKENPRRLEMLLNTILPPANRVQYFD